Proteins encoded together in one Quercus lobata isolate SW786 chromosome 3, ValleyOak3.0 Primary Assembly, whole genome shotgun sequence window:
- the LOC115979289 gene encoding probable disease resistance protein At5g66900: protein MAVEFVGGALLGAVFGEVFAVLRDSVKYFRNKGRKFNSTLEKLESNLENLEPVVEVIKQLSEELDGRKDEIERLIDQMKKANECIRECLKIKRWQRAFKTKYGGELTKLNEAIESFCKVDMQVHIRRDLLELKKICFEKKAIGAGVLCSVPPPPKFIVGLDQPLKELKTMLLKEGKEESLLLVTAPGGCGKTTLVIKLSQDKDIEGKMFTPPR from the exons ATGGCAGTAGAATTTGTTGGAGGGGCTCTTCTGGGTGCAGTGTTTGGAGAAGTATTTGCGGTGTTGCGTGACAGTGTTAAGTATTTTAGAAACAAAGGTCGTAAGTTCAACTCCACTCTTGAAAAACTCGAATCCAATCTAGAAAATCTAGAACCAGTGGTGGAAGTGATAAAACAATTAAGTGAAGAACTTGATGGCCGAAAAGATGAAATAGAGCGTTTGATCGATCAAATGAAGAAGGCCAATGAGTGCATTCGCGAATGCTTGAAGATCAAACGGTGGCAGCGCGCTTTCAAAACTAAATACGGGGGTGAACTTACTAAGTTAAACGAAGCAATTGAGAGTTTCTGTAAGGTTGATATGCAAGTACACATCAGGAGGGATTTGTTAGAGCTTAAGAAAATCTGCTTTGAGAAGAAAGCAATTGGGGCTGGGGTGTTGTGTTCGGTTCCTCCACCTCCGAAATTTATCGTTGGGTTGGATCAGCCATTGAAGGAGTTGAAGACAATGTTGTTGAAGGAGGGAAAGGAAGAGTCTCTGCTTCTAGTCACTGCTCCAGGAGGATGTGGGAAGACAACACTGGTCATAAAGCTTTCTCAGGATAAGGATATAGAAG GTAAGATGTTCACGCCGCCGCGGTGA
- the LOC115979288 gene encoding glutamate decarboxylase 4-like, which produces MVLSRPASESDLSVLSTSASRYVRDSLPRYKMPESSIPKEAAYQIIHDELLLDCKPKLNLASFVTTLMEPECDKLVMESINKNYVDMDEYPVTTELHNRCVNMIARLFHTPLRESEDAIGVGTVGSSEAIMLAGLAFKRKWQNKRKAEGKPYDKPNIVTGANVQVCWEKFARYFEVELKEVNVREGYYVMDPAKAVEMVDENTICVAAILGSTYNGEFEDVKLLNDLLLEKNKQTGWDTPIHVDAASGGFIAPFIYPELEWDFRLPLVKSINVSGHKYGLVYAGIGWNIWRSKDDLPEELIFHIKYLGAEQSTFTLNFSKGSSQIIAQYYQLIRLGQEGYKNIMENCHENAMVLKEGLEKTGRFEILSKDDGVPVVAFSLKNKKGGHDEFVVSEMLRRFGWIVPAYPMPAGAQHVIVLRVVIRAEFSRTLAERLVHDITTVLHELDKLPPKVTSEVEENGNNGVVSKRKSDLETQREVTTLWKNYVTAQKEIKRPKVMAS; this is translated from the exons atggtgctctcaaggcCAGCTTCTGAGTCTGATCTCTCAGTGCTTTCAACCTCTGCCTCTCGCTATGTCCGGGATTCACTCCCTAG GTATAAGATGCCTGAGAGCTCGATACCGAAGGAGGCTGCTTACCAAATCATACACGATGAGTTACTGCTTGATTGTAAGCCGAAGTTGAACTTGGCTTCCTTTGTCACCACATTGATGGAGCCCGAGTGTGACAAACTTGTCATGGAGTCCATCAACAAGAATTATGTCGACATGGATGAGTACCCTGTTACCACTGAGCTTCAT AATCGATGCGTGAACATGATAGCACGTTTATTTCATACTCCATTAAGAGAGTCTGAGGATGCAATTGGAGTGGGAACAGTAGGATCATCCGAAGCTATAATGTTAGCTGGCCTTGCATTCAAGAGGAAATGGCAAAATAAGAGGAAGGCTGAAGGAAAACCCTATGACAAGCCCAACATTGTCACTGGTGCCAATGTTCAG GTATGCTGGGAGAAATTTGCTAGGTACTTTGAGGTGGAGCTGAAGGAAGTGAATGTGAGGGAAGGATACTATGTAATGGACCCTGCCAAAGCTGTTGAAATGGTGGATGAAAACACCATATGCGTTGCTGCTATCTTGGGCTCTACTTACAATGGAGAATTTGAAGATGTCAAGCTCTTAAATGATCTCTTGCTAGAAAAGAACAAGCAAACTGG ATGGGATACTCCAATTCATGTTGATGCGGCCAGTGGTGGATTTATTGCACCATTCATTTATCCAGAACTCGAATGGGATTTCCGACTTCCACTAGTGAAGAGCATCAATGTTAGTGGCCATAAGTATGGGCTTGTTTATGCTGGAATTGGGTGGAATATTTGGAGAAGCAAAGATGACCTCCCTGAAGAACTCATCTTCCACATCAAGTACCTTGGAGCTGAACAATCCACCTTTACCCTCAATTTCTCTAAAG GTTCAAGTCAAATTATTGCACAGTATTATCAACTAATCCGCTTAGGCCAGGAG GGGTACAAAAATATCATGGAAAATTGTCACGAAAATGCAATGGTGCTAAAGGAAGGATTAGAGAAGACTGGTCGCTTTGAGATTTTGTCCAAGGATGATGGAGTTCCAGTGGTGGCATTTTCTCTCAAGAACAAGAAAGGAGGTCACGATGAGTTTGTGGTGTCCGAAATGTTACGAAGGTTTGGTTGGATTGTGCCTGCATATCCCATGCCCGCAGGTGCTCAGCATGTGATTGTGCTCCGTGTTGTGATTAGAGCCGAGTTCTCACGCACCCTTGCTGAGCGTCTTGTGCATGACATCACTACGGTTCTCCATGAGCTTGACAAATTGCCCCCAAAAGTTACTAGTGAAGTTGAAGAGAATGGAAACAATGGTGTTGTGTCCAAGAGGAAGAGTGACTTGGAAACACAAAGAGAAGTCACTACTCTTTGGAAGAACTATGTTACTGCTCAGAAAGAAATCAAGAGGCCAAAGGTCATGGCCTCCTAA
- the LOC115981637 gene encoding glutamate decarboxylase 4-like encodes MVLSKPASDSDLSMLATSASRYVRDSLPRYDMPENSIPKEAAYQVIHDELLLDFKPKLNLASFVTTLMEPECDKLIMESISKNYVDMDEYPVTTELHNRCVNMIARLFHTPLGESEDAIGVGTVGSSEAIMLAGLAFKRKWQNKRKAEGKPFDKPNIVTGANVQVCWEKFARYFEVELKEVNVREGYYVMDPAKAVEMVDENTICVAAILGSTYNGEFEDVKLLNDLLLEKNKQTGWDTPIHVDAASGGFIAPFIYPELEWDFRLPLVKSINVSGHKYGLVYAGIGWNIWRSKDDLPEELIFHIKYLGAEQSTFTLNFSKGSSQIIAQYYQLIRLGQEGYKNIMENCHENAMVLKEGLEKTGCFEILSKDDGVPVVAFSLKNKKGGHDEFEVSEMLRRYGWIVPAYPMPADAQHVIVLRVVIRAEFSRTLAERLVHDITTVLHELEKLPPKVNSEGKEVHVNVEENWSNGVVSKRKSDLETQREITTYWKNYVSAQKEIKRQKVMAS; translated from the exons ATGGTGCTCTCAAAACCAGCTTCTGATTCTGATCTCTCGATGCTTGCAACTTCTGCCTCTCGCTATGTCCGGGATTCACTCCCTAG GTATGACATGCCAGAGAATTCAATACCAAAGGAGGCAGCTTACCAAGTCATACACGATGAGTTGCTGCTTGATTTCAAGCCAAAGTTGAACTTGGCTTCCTTCGTCACCACGTTGATGGAGCCTGAGTGTGACAAGCTGATCATGGAGTCCATCAGCAAGAATTATGTTGACATGGATGAGTACCCTGTTACCACTGAGCTTCAT AATCGGTGTGTGAACATGATAGCACGTTTATTTCATACTCCATTAGGAGAGTCTGAGGATGCAATTGGAGTGGGAACTGTAGGATCATCCGAAGCTATAATGCTAGCTGGCCTTGCATTCAAGAGGAAATGGCAAAATAAGAGGAAGGCCGAAGGAAAACCCTTTGACAAGCCCAACATTGTCACTGGTGCCAATGTTCAG GTATGCTGGGAGAAATTTGCCAGGTACTTTGAGGTGGAGCTGAAGGAAGTGAATGTGAGGGAAGGATACTATGTAATGGACCCTGCCAAAGCTGTTGAAATGGTGGATGAAAACACCATATGCGTTGCTGCTATCTTGGGCTCTACTTACAATGGGGAATTTGAAGATGTCAAGCTCTTAAATGATCTCTTGCTAGAAAAGAACAAGCAAACTGG ATGGGATACTCCAATTCATGTTGATGCTGCAAGTGGTGGATTTATTGCACCATTCATTTATCCAGAACTCGAATGGGATTTCCGACTTCCACTAGTGAAGAGCATCAATGTTAGTGGCCATAAGTATGGGCTTGTTTATGCTGGAATTGGGTGGAATATTTGGAGAAGCAAAGATGACCTCCCTGAAGAACTCATCTTCCACATCAAGTACCTTGGAGCTGAACAATCCACCTTTACCCTCAATTTCTCTAAAG GTTCAAGTCAAATTATTGCTCAGTATTATCAACTAATCCGCTTGGGCCAGGAG GGGTACAAGAATATCATGGAAAATTGTCACGAAAATGCCATGGTGCTGAAGGAAGGCTTAGAGAAGACTGGTTGCTTTGAGATTTTGTCCAAGGATGATGGAGTTCCAGTGGTGGCCTTTTCTCTTAAGAACAAGAAAGGCGGTCACGATGAGTTTGAGGTCTCTGAAATGTTGCGTAGGTATGGTTGGATTGTGCCTGCATATCCAATGCCAGCAGATGCTCAACATGTGATTGTGCTTCGCGTTGTGATAAGGGCAGAGTTCTCACGCACCCTTGCTGAGCGTCTTGTGCATGACATCACTACGGTTCTCCATGAGCTTGAAAAGTTGCCCCCAAAAGTTAACAGTGAAGGGAAAGAAGTTCATGTCAATGTTGAAGAGAATTGGAGCAATGGTGTTGTGTCCAAGAGAAAGAGTGACTTGGAAACACAGAGGGAAATCACTACTTATTGGAAGAACTATGTTAGTGCTCAGAAAGAAATCAAGAGGCAAAAGGTCATGGCCTCCTAA